AATGTCTTCGTGGTGGGCGATTCTCCACCCAAAATCAGGACCCAGCATGGTGAGAGTGTCGTCAATGAATTGTTGTGTCCCCAACGGGCCAACGATGGGCAACGGCAAAGCAGGAAAACCAGTGACCCACCGAGTGGTAATCAAGTCATTGACGTCACAAACGTGATCGCTATGCATGTGAGTAATAAGCAGTCGGTCTAAACCACCAGAGGCCATGCCGGCGGCCGCTAAACGCATAAGGCAACCCCGCCCACAGTCAATAAGGAAACCCCGACCGTTAACCACCACAAGTTGCGAAGGGCCGGCTCGATGGGCATCGGGAAGGGGGCTTCCCGTACCGGTCATTACCAGCTCCATCATGCGGGTCAGCCCAAGTGGGCGAAGGCCACCAAGCCGCCGCCGTCTACCACTACGGCTTGACCGGTGATCCAACTCGAGGCATCGGAAGCGAGAAACAAAACTGCTTGGGCGATGTCTTCAACTTCACCGAGGCGTTTAAGCGGGTAACTTTGCGCTACCTGGTCGCCTCGACCTTCATCCCACAAGGCTCGAGCGAAGTCCGTTTTAATAAGACCAGGGCATACCGCGTTAACACGCACCCCGGGGCTTACTTCGGCGGCTAATTGCTGGGTGAGATGAATGAGCGCAGATTTGGTGATGTCGTAGGTGCCCAAAATGGGGCTGGTGGCAAAAGCACCCACCGATGAAATGTTCACCACGTTGCCGCCGTTTTCCTTCATGGAGGCCTGCCAGCAGGCTTGAGTCCAAGCCAGCGGGGCGGTCAAGTTGACTTCGAAAGTTTTTTCCCAACGAGGGATGTCGGCGTCAATAACTGGGCCGGCATAGGGGTTGGTGGCGGCATTGTTGACCAAAATGTCTACCGACCCGAAGGCGTCCATGGTGGCACCGACCACCCGTTCAATATCTTCGGCTTTGCCCACGTGGCCAGCCACAAAAGCCACATCGGCACCGGTAGCGGCAGTTATTTCTTCGGCTGCTGCTTGGCAAGCCTCCGCTTTGCGACTGGTGATCATGACTTTGGCGCCTGCTTCGGCGAAAGCCAAAGCTATTGATTTACCGATACCGCGTGAACCGCCAGTTACCAGTGCGACTTTTCCGTTGAGTTGTGTTTCCATAGGCACCGACCCTAGTCAGTGCCCCGGCTTTGCTCGGTAGCGGGCGCTTAAACCTGCCGGTCGAGGCCTTCCCAGAAGGGGGCCCGTAACTCTCGTTTGAGGATTTTCCCGGCGGGGTTACGGGGCAAGACCTCTACGAAGTTGACGCTCTGTGGGCATTTGAACCCTGCGAGGCGTTCTTTGGCGAAGGCGATGATTTCTTCTTCGGTTACCTCGGTGTCGGGCGCTGCCACCACCATGGCTTTACCAACTTCGCCCCACTTGTCGTCGGGCACCCCAACCACCGCTACGTCGGCAATACCGGGGTGGGCCATCAAAGCGTTTTCGATTTCTGCCGGGTAAACGTTTTCGCCACCCGAGATGATCATGTCTTTGACCCGGTCGTGGATAAACAAAAATCCGTCTTCCATGTAGGCCGCATCACCCGAGAGGAACCAGCCTTCTCCGGGGAGGGCTTTGGCTGTTTCTTCGTCCATCTGCCAGTAGCCCTTCATGATTTGGCCTGAGCGAATCCAAACTTCTCCCACCTCACCGTCGGGCAGGGTTTCGCCGGTTTCAGAATCAACGATGCGAATCTCTGTGCCGGTAACTGGTCGACCCGCCGAGCGCAAAAGATTCTGTCGGGGGCCACCGGGGTCATGGTCTTCGGGAAGAAGTTGAGTGACTACCCCGGTAGTTTCGGTGAGGCCGTATACCTGCGAGAAATCACAGTTAAAGAGTTTCATAGCGTTAACCAGCGCATCTTCAGTGATGGGCGAAGCGCCATAAGCGATGGTCATCATAGAAGACAAGTCAATGCCGTCGCTGGGCACCATAGAAAAGAACTGCAACATGGCGGGCACAAAGAAGGCGTAATTTACTTTTTCTTGCTCAATGACTTTGAGAGCGCCCACTGGGTCGAATTCTCGCAACAGGATTGAGGTGGCCCCGTTGCCCATACCGAAGAAGGCCCAGCCACTTCCGCCGATGTGGAAAAGCGGCATGATGACCATGGTGCGGGTGCCGCCGTCCATCCCCCAATCCACACAATTGAAAGCAGTATGGAAGTTGGCGTTGGTGAGTTGCGCCCCTTTGGGCATACCGGTGGTGCCCGAAGTGTAGAGCTGCATGGAGACGTCTTCGGGGGTGGTGGGCGCCACTTCGCTATCTGTTGACTGCTGATCACGCCACTCTTCATAAGAGACATGGGTGTCGTGACTTCCGATGACCACCACGCGATGAACATCGGGGAGGTCGCCTTCCATAGCCGCGAGGTGTTCGGCAAGTTCTTCGTGAATGACCAGCACATTGGCTTGGGCATCGTTGATGATGTAAGTCATCTCGATGGGGGTGAGTCGCCAGTTAACGGCCACCGTTACCGCATTCATGAAACCGCAAGCAAACGCTAGTTCGAAATATTCTGGCCCATTTTTGTCTACGTAGGCCACGCGGTCACCGGGGCCAACTCCGTCGGCACGCAAGGCGTTAGCTACCTGCGAGGATCGGTCTTTCATCTGTTGCCAGGTGATGCGTTCATCACCGTAGATGATCATTTCTTCGTCGGGTTTTTCGGCCGCTCCCAGAAGGATGATGTCGGCCACGCTGTGAATATTTTTAATGTCCATATCGGCAACCTACACCTTTGGCCCCCTCAACGAAAGCCAGCGCGGTGTTGCTTACCTTTCCGCTAAATCTACGATCTGAGTTTCGGGGTGGTAAGCAGCCCAGCCGTACCATTCGGTGACGAGTCCGGTGACCCAAGTCAGTGACCCTTCTTCCCCAAACCCGTCGAGGTTCCATTGGTTCCCTTGACCGTCCACCAGCACTCCTTTCCCTAACTGGAACTCTTGGATTGCCCCATTGACGGTCGCTTGGTAGGCCACTCCAAAAGGCCCGTCAGGGTCTAGCAACATGACCAAAGCTTCGCCGTTTATTTCGGTTTGGATCAAGGTGGGTTCATCTATTTGGTTAAAACGGTAGGCCCGAGACTCTCCACCTAAGGCCAAACCGAAAACCAGTTCGTTTTCTGGCAGTCGGTCATCTAGCGAACGAATGGTGTCTAAGAACTCTCGCCCTAAGCCGGGGGCGCCCGGTTCGGTGTCCCAGTAACGGTCGGCATATTTATCTTCCCAAGCCAAGACTTTGGTGTCGGGGTGCTCAGCAAGCCAATCGCTCCAGCGTTTGTGGTGGAGGGGCAAGGTGGTGAGCCGGGTGCCGGTGTCGGCCAATGGGCCGGTAAGTACTGAGCCGTCGTAGTGGGTCCAGACTGACCCGGTGCTGCGGTCGGCCATGACAAACAGGCCGTCGTAGAGGCCGGCCACATCAAACTCCAGGGCCTCTCCGTTGATGACGGGGTCGAAACCAACCCCGCTGGAACAAACCCCTCAATAAGTCACCAAGTAGGGCAGGCCCCCAATGCTGGTGTTGGCGATGTGGTGATACGACATTTGGTCTACCGGAAAAGCCACTGCTTCTCCGCCTTGCACTACCCCCAGTACCACGTCTTGGGGGGTAAGCCAGGTGGCTGCGACCGCTTCAACAAAGTCGGGTTGGTCGGCGGATTCAAACCATGACCCTGACCCCAATGAAAGGTGGTCGGCAGAAAAAGTATCGGCAGCCCCCGGGGTCGGGATGATGGGTTCCTGAGTGGTGGTCGGCGCTGCTGTAGTGGTTGGAGCAACCGTGGCGGACTGCGTCACCGCGGTGGTTTCAACGGCGGATGAATCCGGGGCTTCAGTGGAGACCGGCGCCGCCGTGGCAGGGACCGCAGTTTCTGGGGTTGAGGACCCGCAGGAAGAGGCCACCAACAAGGCCAACACCATGACTGCTCGGTGCTTCATGGGTCTAGTCTGCCACTTGACCGGATGTTGTGCCGGTCGGCCACTTGTGACCCGGTGTCTTATACCAGAGCCCAAGTTAGGCCAGTTTGGTAATGGTGGCGCCTGAGAGATGATTGAGCGACATACCCGATACGCCGAAGCTGGAAGTTTGGCCTTGAAACTCAGCCATGTGCGGGGCTTTCATGTGGGCCTGCAACGCTTCGTCAGTTTCCCACTCTTCGTAAATACGAATCAACCCTGGAACCAACGAATCGGCGCTAAGAGCGTAGTTGATGCAGCCTTCTTCGGCTTGGGTGGCTTCCATAAGTGGGCGAATTGCCGTCAAGGCTTCTTCCATTTTTTCGGGATCGCAGGTAATGGTGCCGGCTAAAATAATCATGAGGTCTCCAATAGTTGAGCAGTGTCTGTCCAGAGCGTACGGTAGGCAACCATGAGCAGCCAAGTTGACCCCGCCGATAAAATCCCTCGCTGCCCGTGGCCTGGTCAACACGCCGACTATCTCGCTTACCACGACCATGAGTGGGGTCGACCCACCATCGACGACACCCAGTTGTTTGAAAAAGTTTGTTTGGAAGGGTTCCAAGCCGGCCTGTCGTGGCTAACCATTTTGAGGAAGCGCCCTGCTTTTCGGACTGGGTTTGCCGGGTTTGATCCTAAAAAAGTAACGGCCTTCGGGCCAGCCGACGTTGAACGCTTGGTCAACGATGCCGGCATTGTGCGCCACCGCGGCAAAATCACCTCCACCATCAACAACGCAGCCCGGGCTTTAGATCTGCAACAGGAGTTCGGTTCGCTGGCCGCCTATTTTTGGCAATGGGAACCCGAGTCAAATCTTAAAAAAGAAATGGGCGACATCCCTGCTGTCACCGAAGAATCCACTGCCTTAAGCAAAGATCTCAAACGCCGCGGTTGGTCTTTTGTGGGGCCCACCACCATGTACGCCTTGATGCAAGCCATGGGTTTGGTCAACGACCACCTCGCAGGCTGTACCTTCCATGCAGAGGTCGAAGCAGAACGCTCGGCCCTAACCCGACCTTCTTAGGAGCACCATGACCGATCTCAATGGCAAAACGGCTTTGATTACCGGCGGCAACGGCGGCATCGGTTTAGCAATGGGCTTGGCCCTTGCTCAAGCGGGCGCCCAGGTGGCCATTTGGGGGCGCAACCCCGACAAAAATGCCGCCGCTTTAACGGCCTTGCAAGCCACCGGCCGCCAAGCCAGCGCACAGGTAGTTGATGTAGGCGACGAAGAGTCCGTAGAAACAGCTTTCGCCACCACCGTAGAAGCCATGGGCCAAGTAGACATCGTCATTGCCAATGCCGCGGTGCCCGGCAACGGAAAACCTTTGCATGAAACCAGTTTGGAAGAATGGCAACGGGTGCAACGCATCAACGTAGACGGGGTATTTTTAACCTTCCGGACGGCTTTGCAACATTTGATCCCTCGAGGCGAAGGGGGCGCTTTGGTAGCTATTGCTTCTACTTCGGCGGTTCATGGAGCAGCCAACAACCTGCCCTACGGCACCGGAAAAACCGGCTTGCTGGGTTTGGTGCGCGGCTTAGCCGTAGAGACCGCCCGCTACGGCATTCGAGTGAACGCTTTAAGCCCCGGGTGGACGCTGACCGAAATGACCGAAGCCGGTTACGCCTGGGATAAATTTCGTGACGCCACCATTGCTCGCACCCCCATGCGCCGTTGGGCCGAACCGGCCGACATGGCCCCCGCCGCAGTATTCCTGGCCGACCCGAAAGCCGCCTACCACACTGGTCAAAACGTGGTGGTCGACGGCGGGTACACGGTCTTTTAACCAGTGGGCCTACTCATTGACCGGCTACCGCCCGGCACCGACCCCGATGACCTGTTGCTGGGTTTCATTGAGTGGGTGAGCGAACAAGGCCTTGAGCTGTACCCGGCTCAAGAGGAAGCCATTTTAGAAATCTTGGCCGGCAACCATGTTGTTTTGGCTACCCCCACCGGGTCAGGGAAGTCGTTGGTGGCCACCGCAGCCCACGCCGCAGCGTTGGCCCGCGGGCAACGCAGTGTGTACACCGCCCCCATCAAAGCCTTGGTGTCAGAAAAGTTTTTTGCCCTAACTCGAGATTTTGGGGCCGACAATGTGGGCATGGTTACCGGCGATGCGGCGGTCAACCCTGATGCCCCCATCATTGCCTGCACCGCAGAAATCTTGGCCCATCAAGCCTTGCGTGAAGGCCCCCAAGCCGACGTGGGTTTAGTCATTGCCGACGAGTTTCATTTTTACGCCGACCCGCAACGAGGCTGGGCCTGGCAAGTGCCGTTGCTGCAACTACCCCAAAGCCAGTTTTTGTTGATGTCGGCCACTTTGGGCCCCACCAAACACTTCGAAGATGACCTGACCCAGCGCACTGGTCGCCCCACTATCACGGTGGGCGGCACGGTTCGCCCGGTGCCTTTAACCTTCGAGTTTCGTGAAACCCCTCTGCATGAATCCATCGATGAGTTAGTCACCAGCGACCGGGCACCTATTTACCTTGTGCATTTCACTCAAGCCGCCGCCGCCGAAAAAGCTCAGGACCTCTGCAGCCTGAGCGTGCTCAGCAAAGAAGAAAAAGCGGCTATCCGCAGCGAAGTAGCAGGCTTTCGTTTTGACACCCCGATCGGCAAGGACCTCAAAAGGTTTTTGAGCCACGGCATCGGGCTCCACCACGCCGGCCTGCTCCCCCGCTACCGGTTACTTATAGAAAAACTCGCCCAAGCGGGTTTGCTAAAACTCATTTGCGGCACCGACACCTTGGGCGTAGGGGTCAATGTGCCTATCCGTACGGTGTTGTTTACCCAATTATGCAAATATGACGGCATCTCCACCAGGATCTTGCGCAACCGAGAATTCGCCCAAATTGCTGGCCGAGCCGGGCGGCGCGGTTTTGATGACGAGGGCCACGTGTGGGTGCAAGCCCCGGTGCATTGGGTAGAAAACCGGCGGGCCGAAGCAAAAGCCGCCGTGGGCGGCAGCAAGAAAAAGGCCACAAAAAAGCGTCCGCCCGAGCGGGGCTATGCCCATTGGAACGAAGAGACCTTTACCAAAATAGTCAGCGGCGCCCCGGAGCCTTTGACCTCCAGTTTTGAGGTCAATCATCAGATGGTTTTGAACCTTCTGTCCCGCCCGGGCGATGGCTGTGCGGCGTTGCGCAACCTGTTGGTAGACAACCACGAACCACGCAAAAACCAGCGGCAACACATTCGGCGGGCTATCAGCATTTATCGTTCGTTGACCGCCGCCGGCATTATCACCGAGTTGGACCAACTCGACGAGTTAGGCCGCCGGGTGGCCATTGGCGTGGATTTACAAGACAACTTCGCATTACACCAACCGCTTTCACTTTTTGCCCTCGAGGTATTGCCCGATTTAGAAAACCCGGAAGCCACCGACCAAGAACACGCGTTAGATGTGCTGTCGGTCATTGAATCGGTGTTAGAAAACCCGGGGGTTATTTTGGCCGCCCAAACCAATCGTTTAAAAACCGAGTTGATGAACCGCCTCAAAATGGAAGGGGTGGAATACGAAGAACGCATTGAGCGACTCAACGAGGTGCGCCCGCCGCAGCCCTTGGCCGAGTTTTTGTGGGGAACTTTCGATGTGTTCAAAGCCCACCACCCGTGGGTGGGCGAAGCCAACGTGAAACCCAAAGCGGTAGCCCGTGAGCTCTACGAAACCGGCTTTAACTTTCGCCAATACATAGAGCATCACGGGTTGAAACGCTCCGAGGGAACGGTGCTGCGTTACCTCTCAGAGGCCTACAAAGCCATGGTGCAAAACGTGCCCGAAGCGGTCAAAACCGAAGCCGTTCATGACCTTGAAGCTTGGCTGGGTGAGGTAGTGCGTCAGGTGGATTCCAGCCTGATCGATGAGTGGGAAAAGCTTCGTAACCCTGAACCGGATGACGCGGTAGCCCTTGCGCCAGCGGTGGATCAGCGCCCCGACATCACTGCTTCGCCTCGGGCTTTTCGGGTCATGGTGCGCAACGAGGTTTTCCGTTGGGTGCAACTGCTGGCCCGCCGCCAATACACCGAGTTAGCCGAAGTATCTAAATCTGCCGACCAAACATGGGATCGGCAAGAACTTTCAGAGGCTATTGCCCCGTATTGGGAAGAACATTCGCTGATACCTACCGATGCTCATGCTCGGGGCAACGAGTTTTTTGTTTTTGAAGCCAACGGTCAAGTTGGTCAAACCATTGCTGACCCGGCCGGTTTTCACGAATGGGTTATTGATGCCCAAGTTGACCTCGCCGCCTCTAAAGAAGCGGGTGAAGCAGTGGTCTATTTGTTGGCGGTGCGGCGCCTTTAATGGTTACGGGTAGCGACAAAGTTCGCCAGACCGTGGAGTTCTTCTACGGCTTCGTCCACTAACCCGGCCCCCTCAAGGGCAGCCAGGGCCGCCGTTAAATGCGTTTGAGCTTCTTGTTCGGTGCGTTGGCGGCCACCGGCCGTTTCGATGATCTGAGTAGCGCGTTCAATATCGCTCTCTGAAAGATGGCCTGGTTGGTCGTAAAGGGCACGCAGTTCTTGGGCAGCCCCGTCACCCGCCGATATAACAAAAGCCACCGGCATAGATTTTTTACGTTCCCGCAGATCGTTGCCGGCCGCTTTGCCGGTAGCCACCGGGTCGCCCCAAATACCCAAAACGTCATCTACCGCTTGAAAAGCCAAACCCAACGAACGCCCATAAGCGTCAAGGGCCGCCACTTGTTGGTCGGGTGCTCCAGCCAATACGGCTCCCACGCTGGCTGAATAACCCAACAAGGCGCCAGTTTTTCCGGCTTCCATTTCTAAGCAATCTTGCAAGGTAACCACCGGTTGGTCATCAAAAGCCATGTCGGCGGCTTGCCCAGCCAGCATGGCGGCGGTGGCTTCGGCTAAACGCACGGTGGCCGCTACCCGTTCTGGCGTGGGGTCGGCCAACAACACTTGAAAAGCCAAGGTGTGTAAAGCATCGCCGCTTATCACGGCATCGTCGATCCCAAAAGCGGTCCACACCGTGGTGCGGTGCCGGCGTTCGGTGTCGCCGTCAATAATGTCATCGTGAATCAACGAATAGTTGTGGATGAGTTCCACCGCTAT
The Acidimicrobiia bacterium DNA segment above includes these coding regions:
- a CDS encoding polyprenyl synthetase family protein, translated to MTTPLILNRARQLVEPELRRAVDTLCAELLLPSRYHFGWVETDGSPSSAGSGKGLRPALAVLSAEAVGAPTVVGLPGAIAVELIHNYSLIHDDIIDGDTERRHRTTVWTAFGIDDAVISGDALHTLAFQVLLADPTPERVAATVRLAEATAAMLAGQAADMAFDDQPVVTLQDCLEMEAGKTGALLGYSASVGAVLAGAPDQQVAALDAYGRSLGLAFQAVDDVLGIWGDPVATGKAAGNDLRERKKSMPVAFVISAGDGAAQELRALYDQPGHLSESDIERATQIIETAGGRQRTEQEAQTHLTAALAALEGAGLVDEAVEELHGLANFVATRNH
- a CDS encoding DUF3179 domain-containing protein yields the protein MNGEALEFDVAGLYDGLFVMADRSTGSVWTHYDGSVLTGPLADTGTRLTTLPLHHKRWSDWLAEHPDTKVLAWEDKYADRYWDTEPGAPGLGREFLDTIRSLDDRLPENELVFGLALGGESRAYRFNQIDEPTLIQTEINGEALVMLLDPDGPFGVAYQATVNGAIQEFQLGKGVLVDGQGNQWNLDGFGEEGSLTWVTGLVTEWYGWAAYHPETQIVDLAER
- a CDS encoding DUF3179 domain-containing protein, which produces MKHRAVMVLALLVASSCGSSTPETAVPATAAPVSTEAPDSSAVETTAVTQSATVAPTTTAAPTTTQEPIIPTPGAADTFSADHLSLGSGSWFESADQPDFVEAVAATWLTPQDVVLGVVQGGEAVAFPVDQMSYHHIANTSIGGLPYLVTY
- a CDS encoding long-chain-fatty-acid--CoA ligase, with product MDIKNIHSVADIILLGAAEKPDEEMIIYGDERITWQQMKDRSSQVANALRADGVGPGDRVAYVDKNGPEYFELAFACGFMNAVTVAVNWRLTPIEMTYIINDAQANVLVIHEELAEHLAAMEGDLPDVHRVVVIGSHDTHVSYEEWRDQQSTDSEVAPTTPEDVSMQLYTSGTTGMPKGAQLTNANFHTAFNCVDWGMDGGTRTMVIMPLFHIGGSGWAFFGMGNGATSILLREFDPVGALKVIEQEKVNYAFFVPAMLQFFSMVPSDGIDLSSMMTIAYGASPITEDALVNAMKLFNCDFSQVYGLTETTGVVTQLLPEDHDPGGPRQNLLRSAGRPVTGTEIRIVDSETGETLPDGEVGEVWIRSGQIMKGYWQMDEETAKALPGEGWFLSGDAAYMEDGFLFIHDRVKDMIISGGENVYPAEIENALMAHPGIADVAVVGVPDDKWGEVGKAMVVAAPDTEVTEEEIIAFAKERLAGFKCPQSVNFVEVLPRNPAGKILKRELRAPFWEGLDRQV
- a CDS encoding SDR family oxidoreductase, with protein sequence METQLNGKVALVTGGSRGIGKSIALAFAEAGAKVMITSRKAEACQAAAEEITAATGADVAFVAGHVGKAEDIERVVGATMDAFGSVDILVNNAATNPYAGPVIDADIPRWEKTFEVNLTAPLAWTQACWQASMKENGGNVVNISSVGAFATSPILGTYDITKSALIHLTQQLAAEVSPGVRVNAVCPGLIKTDFARALWDEGRGDQVAQSYPLKRLGEVEDIAQAVLFLASDASSWITGQAVVVDGGGLVAFAHLG
- a CDS encoding DNA-3-methyladenine glycosylase I, with the translated sequence MSSQVDPADKIPRCPWPGQHADYLAYHDHEWGRPTIDDTQLFEKVCLEGFQAGLSWLTILRKRPAFRTGFAGFDPKKVTAFGPADVERLVNDAGIVRHRGKITSTINNAARALDLQQEFGSLAAYFWQWEPESNLKKEMGDIPAVTEESTALSKDLKRRGWSFVGPTTMYALMQAMGLVNDHLAGCTFHAEVEAERSALTRPS
- a CDS encoding antibiotic biosynthesis monooxygenase is translated as MVVVSEIVGVLTRPRAARDFIGGVNLAAHGCLPYALDRHCSTIGDLMIILAGTITCDPEKMEEALTAIRPLMEATQAEEGCINYALSADSLVPGLIRIYEEWETDEALQAHMKAPHMAEFQGQTSSFGVSGMSLNHLSGATITKLA
- a CDS encoding SDR family oxidoreductase, yielding MTDLNGKTALITGGNGGIGLAMGLALAQAGAQVAIWGRNPDKNAAALTALQATGRQASAQVVDVGDEESVETAFATTVEAMGQVDIVIANAAVPGNGKPLHETSLEEWQRVQRINVDGVFLTFRTALQHLIPRGEGGALVAIASTSAVHGAANNLPYGTGKTGLLGLVRGLAVETARYGIRVNALSPGWTLTEMTEAGYAWDKFRDATIARTPMRRWAEPADMAPAAVFLADPKAAYHTGQNVVVDGGYTVF
- a CDS encoding DUF3516 domain-containing protein, with protein sequence MGLLIDRLPPGTDPDDLLLGFIEWVSEQGLELYPAQEEAILEILAGNHVVLATPTGSGKSLVATAAHAAALARGQRSVYTAPIKALVSEKFFALTRDFGADNVGMVTGDAAVNPDAPIIACTAEILAHQALREGPQADVGLVIADEFHFYADPQRGWAWQVPLLQLPQSQFLLMSATLGPTKHFEDDLTQRTGRPTITVGGTVRPVPLTFEFRETPLHESIDELVTSDRAPIYLVHFTQAAAAEKAQDLCSLSVLSKEEKAAIRSEVAGFRFDTPIGKDLKRFLSHGIGLHHAGLLPRYRLLIEKLAQAGLLKLICGTDTLGVGVNVPIRTVLFTQLCKYDGISTRILRNREFAQIAGRAGRRGFDDEGHVWVQAPVHWVENRRAEAKAAVGGSKKKATKKRPPERGYAHWNEETFTKIVSGAPEPLTSSFEVNHQMVLNLLSRPGDGCAALRNLLVDNHEPRKNQRQHIRRAISIYRSLTAAGIITELDQLDELGRRVAIGVDLQDNFALHQPLSLFALEVLPDLENPEATDQEHALDVLSVIESVLENPGVILAAQTNRLKTELMNRLKMEGVEYEERIERLNEVRPPQPLAEFLWGTFDVFKAHHPWVGEANVKPKAVARELYETGFNFRQYIEHHGLKRSEGTVLRYLSEAYKAMVQNVPEAVKTEAVHDLEAWLGEVVRQVDSSLIDEWEKLRNPEPDDAVALAPAVDQRPDITASPRAFRVMVRNEVFRWVQLLARRQYTELAEVSKSADQTWDRQELSEAIAPYWEEHSLIPTDAHARGNEFFVFEANGQVGQTIADPAGFHEWVIDAQVDLAASKEAGEAVVYLLAVRRL